The Daucus carota subsp. sativus chromosome 2, DH1 v3.0, whole genome shotgun sequence genome includes a window with the following:
- the LOC108205910 gene encoding ABC transporter C family member 12-like: MSLNVLNWYCQPIRYGIWASETQSAFGAYTPCGIDSFVISVSHLVLLILCLYRIWLITRDVMVQRFCLRSNVYNYVLGVITTYCTAEPLFRLGFGVSLFNLNEDSGFAPFEVVSLIISALSWGFMLLMIALETKIYVRAFRWYIRFAVIYLLVADTVMLTFLISLKNFYPRFVLLLYMCTFFCKIMFGMLLLFHIPNLDPYPNYIPLSTGSSDDTKYEALLGGDHVCPEREANIFSRTFFGWITPLMQQGYRRPITEKDVWKLDTWDQSETLRIKFLQCWMEESQKEKPWLLRALNSSLGRRFWLGGFFKIGNDLSQFVGPVILNRLLQSLERGDPAWIGYLYAFLIFVGVSLGVLCEAQYFQNVMRVGFRLRSTLVAAVFRKSLRLTSEGREKFPPGRITNMMTTDANALQRICQQLHNLWSSPFRIIMALVLLYQQLGVASILGSLVLLLMIPLQTFIVSKARKFSREGLECTDKRAGLMNEILAAMETVKCYAWEESFQTKVQSMRNDELSWFRKSQLLGACNTFILNSIPVLVTVISFGCFTLLGGELTPARAFTSLSLFAVLRFPLNMLPNLITQVVSIKVLLRRCFDKGWRLEVKKRITPLAVK, from the exons ATGAGTTTAAATGTTCTTAATTGGTATTGCCAGCCTATAAGGTATGGTATTTGGGCAAGCGAGACGCAGAGTGCATTTGGTGCTTATACACCATGTGGCATAGATTCTTTTGTGATCAGTGTATCTCATTTGGTGCTTTTGATTTTGTGCTTGTACCGAATATGGTTGATTACAAGGGATGTTATGGTGCAGCGGTTTTGTCTGAGATCGAATGTTTATAACTATGTATTGGGGGTTATAACCACTTACTGTACTGCTGAGCCTTTGTTCAGATTGGGTTTTGGggtttcactatttaacttgaaTGAAGACTCCGGGTTTGCACCTTTTGAG GTGGTTTCCTTGATTATCAGTGCTCTTTCTTGGGGATTTATGTTGCTGATGATTGCCTTGGAAACAAAAATTTATGTTCGAGCATTTCGATGGTACATCCGCTTTGCAGTTATATATCTCCTTGTCGCAGATACCGTGATGCTGACCTTTTTGATTTCCTTGAAGAATTTTTACCCGAG GTTTGTATTGCTTTTGTACATGTGTACATTCTTCTGCAAG ATTATGTTTGGAATGCTTCTCCTTTTTCACATTCCGAATCTGGACCCTTACCCGAATTACATCCCACTGTCAACGGGGTCTTCTGATGACACAAAGTATGAAGCACTTCTTGGAGGTGATCATGTTTGTCCAGAGAGAGAGGCCAACATATTTTCCA GGACGTTTTTTGGGTGGATTACTCCTCTTATGCAGCAAGGATACAGAAGACCTATTACTGAAAAGgatgtttggaagttagataCATGGGATCAGAGTGAAACATTAAGGATAAA GTTTCTGCAATGCTGGATGGAAGAATCTCAAAAGGAGAAGCCATGGCTATTACGTGCTTTAAATAGTAGTCTTGGAAGAAG GTTTTGGTTGGGTGGATTTTTCAAA ATTGGAAATGATCTCTCACAGTTTGTAGGACCTGTTATATTAAACCGTCTCTTGCAG TCACTAGAGCGAGGTGATCCAGCTTGGATTGGTTATTTGTATGCCTTTCTAATTTTTGTAGGGGTG TCATTAGGCGTGCTGTGCGAAGCTCAGTATTTTCAGAATGTGATGCGTGTTGGGTTCAGACTAAGATCAACTCTG GTGGCTGCTGTATTTCGCAAGTCTCTGAGGCTGACAAGTGAGGGGAGAGAAAAATTTCCTCCCGGAAGGATAACAAATATGATGACAACGGATGCTAATGCACTTCAG AGAATATGCCAACAGCTTCATAATTTGTGGTCTTCACCATTTCGTATAATCATGGCTTTGGTTCTTCTCTACCAGCAATTGGGTGTTGCTTCAATACTTGGTTCTCTTGTGTTACTTCTCATGATTCCTTTACAG ACATTTATTGTAAGCAAAGCGCGAAAGTTTTCCAGAGAAGGGTTGGAATGTACTGACAAGAGAGCAGGCTTAATGAATGAAATTCTTGCCGCCATGGAAACTGTGAA ATGTTACGCATGGGAGGAGAGCTTTCAAACAAAAGTTCAAAGCATGCGAAATGATGAACTCTCGTGGTTCCGCAAATCGCAGCTGCTAGGAGCG TGCAACACTTTTATTCTAAACAGCATCCCAGTTCTTGTGACGGTGATCTCATTCGGATGTTTTACTCTTCTTGGTGGAGAATTGACCCCTGCAAGGGCTTTTACATCACTTTCTCTGTTTGCAGTACTGCGTTTTCCTCTAAACATGCTCCCAAATTTGATAACTCAG